Part of the Candidatus Zixiibacteriota bacterium genome, GGGACGATTTGCGATTGTCGGAAAAGGGATTTTCAAAGAGGAGTTTGTCACTTGCGGTGGTGTCAATCTAAGGGAGGTCGATTTCAAGACGATGCAGAGTAAGCTCTGTCCGGGGCTCTTTTTTGCAGGGGAAATACTGGATATTGATGGAATCACTGGGGGATTCAATTTTCAGAACGCCTGGACAACCGGCTGGGTAGCCGGAAAGAGCATGGTGGCCTGAATTGATACCAGGGATCGGCGGCAGTTGGGGCGATTATGACAATGATGGGAATCTTGACCTATTCGAGGCCAGGTTCGGAATTAATAATGATAAGAGCCCTCTATATTATAATAATGGAAATGGCAACCATTGCCTGGAAATCAGATGTGCGGGGTCAGAATCGAACCGTTCGGCTATTGGAACAAAAGTGCGGGTTAAGGCGGCTATCAGGGGAAGACCGGTCTGGGGCAGCTCCGGGAAATTTCTTCGCAAACCGGATATTGCAGCCAGAACAGCCTTTATGCCCATTTTGGGCTAGGGGATGCATCTATCATAGACTCGGTCAAGATTGATTGGCCCAGCGGTCAAAGAGAGGTTCTGACAAATCTGGCGGCCAATAGATTCCTGACCATTTTGGAAATTATTTGCACTAATGTAACCGGCGACAGTCGTGTAAATATTTAAGATATTACTTTCATGATAAATAATCTTTATAAAAATGGGCCGGCTCCTAATCCCTTACGGACAACTGATGTCAATGCTGATGGTACGGTCAATATCAAGGACATATCTCTGCAAAGCGCCGGGACCATTCGTGCCGGGACCGGGCATTTCACCGCAGATAGGGGATGGGTTTTGACGCCGTCAGGAACCGCGAACAGGACGCAATTCCCGTGACTGATTTCATCAGCATCATTTGCCTGACTATAAAAGTGTTGACAGAATCTCTTTTGAGCATAATTTATAGGTTGGAAGAAGGTTCTTCAACAAGCTTATCATTAAGCTCCAGGAGGATGAAATGAGCAGGATGGCCAAGGTAGTATTGGTTTTAGGGGCGGTCTTATTGTATCCTTTGCTGATTTTTTCAGCGCCGATCCATGTGCCGGATGATTATTCCAGTATTCAACCGGCTCTTGATGCAGCAATTCCCGGCGACACAGTTTTGGTCTCATTCGGGGTTTTTTCCGGACCGGGCAATCAGGATTTGAATTTCAATGGGAAAAGTGTGATCCTTAAATCACAATATGGGGCGGCTTCTACGATAATCAGTTGTGGCGGGAGTTACTCCCAGTCGCATCGGGGATTTGTATTCGCCAACGGGGAGGGGCCGCTGACAGTGGTTGACGGATTCACGATTACGGGGGGCATGGCTGGCCTCGATCTGACCTATCCCGAGGGAGGCGGCATCTGGTGTAACGCTTCATCGCCGACCATCAAGAATTGCTATGTCAGGCAGAATTCCGCTTTTTTTGGGGGCGGGATATACTGTCGCGCAGGCTCTGCACCACATATTCTTAGCTCTGTGTTTGACCATAATGTGGCGGACTCGTATGGCGGGGGAGCCGGTTGCCGGGGTTCGGGGCCACATTTCATCAATTGCACTTTTAGCGACAATTCCGCCATAAATGTCTTTGAACCGAAAGGCGGAGGGATTTCCTGCTCGGACACTTCGCTGGTTGATATTGATTATTGCATAATTGCATTCAGCAGCCGGGGCGGGGCGATAAGAGTGATAGATGATGAGAGCCTGGCCAGGCTAAAATGCAGTGATATTTTCGGCAACGATGGAGGCGACTG contains:
- a CDS encoding dockerin type I domain-containing protein, yielding MSRMAKVVLVLGAVLLYPLLIFSAPIHVPDDYSSIQPALDAAIPGDTVLVSFGVFSGPGNQDLNFNGKSVILKSQYGAASTIISCGGSYSQSHRGFVFANGEGPLTVVDGFTITGGMAGLDLTYPEGGGIWCNASSPTIKNCYVRQNSAFFGGGIYCRAGSAPHILSSVFDHNVADSYGGGAGCRGSGPHFINCTFSDNSAINVFEPKGGGISCSDTSLVDIDYCIIAFSSRGGAIRVIDDESLARLKCSDIFGNDGGDWVGVIAGQYGIDGNFSGDPQFNDRALSNYFIYPASPCAPTNNSCSTLIGGLEPQPYLCGDPTGDGAVNIRDIVFMINAIYKGGPQPNPPEVVDVNNSGVFNILDITYLINYVYKQGAPPNCP